A single region of the Hylaeus volcanicus isolate JK05 chromosome 5, UHH_iyHylVolc1.0_haploid, whole genome shotgun sequence genome encodes:
- the LOC128876818 gene encoding DNA-directed RNA polymerase III subunit RPC2 isoform X1, with amino-acid sequence MGEMKFGTHDGIKSEQKYNKVVKHIQDKWKLVPAFLKGKGLVKQHIDSFNYFINVEIKKIVKANEKVLSDADPLFYVKYLNVHVGSPDVEEGFNVTRSTTPHECRLRDLNYSAPITVDIEYIRGHQPIIRNNLLIGRMPIMLRSSNCVLNGKSHFELAKMNECPHDPGGYFVVNGQEKVILIQEQMLRNRIILEEDTKNCIVASCNSSTHERKTKTNIVGKAGRYYMRHNIFQDDIPVTIVFKAMGIVSDQEIMQLIGTEEEFMKKFAPSLEESHVLNVFAQNQALRFLSNKRKQKRYSVIKASITDEMKDILATNVLSHVPVVDFNFKVKATYIALMIRKVMKAQTDGKLVDDRDYYGNKRLELAGSLLSLMFEDLFKRFNWELKQIADKNIPKIKAAQFDIVKHMRQDQITNGLAFAISSGNWTIKRFKMERHGVTQVLSRLSYISALGMMTRVNSQFEKTRKVSGPRSLQPSQWGMLCPSDTPEGEGCGLVKNLALMTHITTEIEEEPIVRLAFNLGVENVNILGGEEINNKDVYMVFLNGNILGVVKNYQRLVNVFRLLRRKGLINGFVSIHTQHQHRCIQISSDGGRLCRPYIIVQNGEPLVQEEHIKLLEQGVRCFEDFLQDGLIEYLDVNEENDSTIAFDESHIHNKTTHLEIEPFTLLGVCAGLVPYPHHNQSPRNTYQCAMGKQAMGTIAYNQRNRIDTLMYNLVYPQAPMVKSRTIELINFDKLPAGQNATVAVMSYSGYDIEDALILNKASIDRGFGRCLIYRNAKCTLKRYANQTYDRIMGPLIDSNTKKPVWKHDIIDSDGIAAPGEMAENRKVMVNKSAPSANIGPVTSGNVQTQTEYKEVPVVFKGPVPAYIEKVMISSNAEDAFLIKLLLRQTRRPEIGDKFSSRHGQKGVTGLIVEQEDMPFNDYGICPDMIMNPHGFPSRMTVGKLIELLAGKAGVVKGQFHYGTAFGGSKVEDVCQELVKHGYNYLGKDFFYSGITGEPLQAYIYSGPVYYQKLKHMVQDKMHARARGPRAVLTRQPTEGRAKEGGLRLGEMERDCLIGYGASMMLIERLMISSDAFDVDVCNKCGLMAYSGWCHSCRSSSCVSTISMPYACKLLFQELQSMNIVPRLTLKNYCE; translated from the exons atgggtgagatgaaatttggtacCCACGATGGCATTAAatctgaacaaaaatataataaagtagtAAAGCATATACAG GATAAGTGGAAACTTGTACCTGCTTTTCTTAAGGGAAAAGGTCTCGTGAAACAACACATTGAttcctttaattattttataaatgtagaGATAAAAAAGATTGTAAAGGCAAATGAAAAAGTACTTAGCGATGCTGATCCtctattttatgtaaa GTATTTAAATGTACATGTTGGATCGCCAGATGTGGAAGAAGGTTTCAATGTGACTCGTTCTACAACACCACACGAATGTCGGTTGagagatttaaattattctgcCCCTATCACAGTGGATATTGAATATATCAGAGGACATCAGccaataattagaaataactTATTGATTGGGAG AATGCCAATTATGTTAAGAAGTTCAAACTGTGTATTAAATGGGAAATCTCATTTTGAACTagcaaaaatgaatgaatgtcCTCACGATCCCGGTGGTTATTTTGTAGTAAATGGACAGGAGAAAGTAATTCTTATACAGGAGCAAATGCttagaaatagaattattttggaaGAAGATACTAAGAATTGTATTGTAGCATCTTGTAACAGTTCTACTCacgaaaggaaaacaaaaactaaTATTGTAGGTAAGGCTGGAAGATACTACATGAGGCACAACATTTTTCAGGat GATATTCCTGTGACAATAGTATTTAAAGCAATGGGAATTGTGAGCGATCAAGAAATCATGCAACTGATTGGTAcagaagaagaatttatgaaaaaatttgcaCCCAGCTTGGAAGAGTCTCAcgttttaaatgttttcgCTCAAAATCAAGCATTGag GTTTCTcagtaataaaagaaaacaaaagaggTATTCAGTAATAAAGGCTAGCATCACAGATGAAATGAAAGACATATTAGCAACAAACGTTTTATCTCATGTTCCt gttgtagattttaattttaaagtgaaagCAACTTACATTGCTTTGATGATTCGCAAAGTCATGAAAGCACAAACCGACGGTAAACTTGTAGATGACAGAGATTATTATGGTAATAAACGATTAGAATTGGCGGGTTCTCTACTGTCTTTAATGTTTGaagatttgtttaaaagatTCAATTGGGAG tTAAAGCAAATTGCTGACAAAAATATACCGAAAATTAAAGCTGCTCAATTTGATATTGTGAAGCACATGAGGCAGGATCAAATTACCAATGGATTAGCCTTTGCTATATCTTCC GGTAATTGGACGATTAAACGATTCAAAATGGAACGCCATGGCGTCACTCAAGTGTTGTCTAGACTCTCTTATATTTCTGCACTGGGTATGATGACACGAGTTAACTCTCAGTTTGAAAAAACCAGGAAAGTATCCGGTCCGCGATCTTTGCAACCATCGCAATGGGGAATGCTATGTCCCAGCGACACTCCTGAGGGAGAA GGTTGTGGTTTAGTAAAAAATTTGGCTCTCATGACTCATATTACTACAGAAATCGAAGAGGAACCAATTGTGAGGTTAGCATTCAACTTAGGTgtcgaaaatgtaaatattcttgGCGGCGAGGAAATCAATAATAAAGATGTTTACATGGTTTTTCTAAATGGTAATATTTTGGGTGTAGTCAAAAACTATCAGAGACTGGTAAATGTCTTCCGATTGCTACGTAGGAAAGGCCTTATAAATGGTTTTGTTTCAATACATACACAACATCAGCACAG ATGCATTCAAATCAGTTCTGATGGTGGACGATTGTGCAGAccatatattattgtacaaaatGGAGAACCTCTTGTACAAGAGGAACACATCAAATTGCTTGAGCAAGGTGTACGATGTTTCGAAGATTTTCTACAAGATG gtCTAATCGAGTATTTGGACGTGAACGAAGAAAACGATAGCACTATTGCATTCGACGAATCCCATATTCATAACAAAACAACACACTTAGAGATTGAACCGTTTACGTTACTTGGAGTTTGTGCTGGATTAGTACCGTACCCTCATCATAATCAAAGTCCAAGAAATACTTATCAATGTGCTATGGGTAAACAAGCCATGGGAACCATCGCTTATAATCAACGCAATCGTATCGATACGTTGATGTATAATTTAGTATACCCTCAAGCACCTATGGTGAAATCTAGAACGATAGAACtgattaatttcgataaattaccCGCTGGTCAAAATGCAACAGTGGCTGTCATGTCGTATAGCGGTTACGATATCGAAGATGCTCTCATATTAAATAAAGCTTCGATCGATAGAGGATTTGGAAGATGTTTGATTTATCGAAATGCAAAGTGTACGTTAAAAAGATACGCGAATCAAACATACGATCGAATAATGGGTCCATTAATAGATTCAAATACAAAGAAACCAGTTTGGAAACACGATATTATCGATAGCGATGGAATTGCTGCACCTGGTGAAATGGCGGAAAATAGAAAG GTAATGGTAAATAAATCTGCTCCTTCCGCAAATATTGGTCCAGTGACCTCTGGTAACGTACAAACACAAACCGAGTACAAAGAGGTTCCAGTTGTATTTAAAGGCCCTGTTCCTGCATATATTGAGAAGGTCATGATTTCCAGTAATGCAGAAGATGCATTTctgattaaattattgttaagGCAAACACGGCGACCCGAGATTGGCGATAAATTTAGTAGTCGACACGGACAAAAAGGTGTAACTG GCTTGATCGTGGAGCAAGAAGATATGCCATTTAACGACTACGGTATATGTCCTGATATGATCATGAATCCGCATGGGTTTCCTTCGCGTATGACGGTCGGAAAATTGATAGAGTTACTCGCTGGAAAAGCTGGGGTTGTGAAAGGCCAGTTTCATTATGGCACag CCTTTGGTGGTTCAAAAGTGGAAGATGTTTGCCAAGAATTAGTAAAACATGGTTACAACTACTTGGGtaaagatttcttttattctggTATTACAGGAGAACCATTGCAGGCGTATATTTATTCAGGACCG gtTTATTATCAAAAGTTAAAGCATATGGTACAAGACAAAATGCATGCCCGCGCTCGTGGACCAAGAGCAGTGTTAACGCGTCAACCAACCGAAGGTCGCGCCAAAGAAGGAGGTTTACGATTAGGTGAAATGGAACGTGATTGTTTGATTGGATACGGTGCTAGCATGATGTTGATTGAGAGACTCATGATATCTAGCGATGCGTTCGATGTTGATGTGTGTAACAAATGTGGTCTGATGGCGTATAGCGGTTGGTGTCACAGTTGTCGTTCCAGTTCGTGTGTTTCCACGATTTCTATGCCCTATGCCTGCAAGTTACTTTTCCAAGAGTTACAATCCATGAATATTGTACCTCGtttgacattaaaaaattattgcgaGTAA
- the LOC128876818 gene encoding DNA-directed RNA polymerase III subunit RPC2 isoform X2 produces the protein MRPDQEEKGEEQKRVAVMKREEESDKWKLVPAFLKGKGLVKQHIDSFNYFINVEIKKIVKANEKVLSDADPLFYVKYLNVHVGSPDVEEGFNVTRSTTPHECRLRDLNYSAPITVDIEYIRGHQPIIRNNLLIGRMPIMLRSSNCVLNGKSHFELAKMNECPHDPGGYFVVNGQEKVILIQEQMLRNRIILEEDTKNCIVASCNSSTHERKTKTNIVGKAGRYYMRHNIFQDDIPVTIVFKAMGIVSDQEIMQLIGTEEEFMKKFAPSLEESHVLNVFAQNQALRFLSNKRKQKRYSVIKASITDEMKDILATNVLSHVPVVDFNFKVKATYIALMIRKVMKAQTDGKLVDDRDYYGNKRLELAGSLLSLMFEDLFKRFNWELKQIADKNIPKIKAAQFDIVKHMRQDQITNGLAFAISSGNWTIKRFKMERHGVTQVLSRLSYISALGMMTRVNSQFEKTRKVSGPRSLQPSQWGMLCPSDTPEGEGCGLVKNLALMTHITTEIEEEPIVRLAFNLGVENVNILGGEEINNKDVYMVFLNGNILGVVKNYQRLVNVFRLLRRKGLINGFVSIHTQHQHRCIQISSDGGRLCRPYIIVQNGEPLVQEEHIKLLEQGVRCFEDFLQDGLIEYLDVNEENDSTIAFDESHIHNKTTHLEIEPFTLLGVCAGLVPYPHHNQSPRNTYQCAMGKQAMGTIAYNQRNRIDTLMYNLVYPQAPMVKSRTIELINFDKLPAGQNATVAVMSYSGYDIEDALILNKASIDRGFGRCLIYRNAKCTLKRYANQTYDRIMGPLIDSNTKKPVWKHDIIDSDGIAAPGEMAENRKVMVNKSAPSANIGPVTSGNVQTQTEYKEVPVVFKGPVPAYIEKVMISSNAEDAFLIKLLLRQTRRPEIGDKFSSRHGQKGVTGLIVEQEDMPFNDYGICPDMIMNPHGFPSRMTVGKLIELLAGKAGVVKGQFHYGTAFGGSKVEDVCQELVKHGYNYLGKDFFYSGITGEPLQAYIYSGPVYYQKLKHMVQDKMHARARGPRAVLTRQPTEGRAKEGGLRLGEMERDCLIGYGASMMLIERLMISSDAFDVDVCNKCGLMAYSGWCHSCRSSSCVSTISMPYACKLLFQELQSMNIVPRLTLKNYCE, from the exons GATAAGTGGAAACTTGTACCTGCTTTTCTTAAGGGAAAAGGTCTCGTGAAACAACACATTGAttcctttaattattttataaatgtagaGATAAAAAAGATTGTAAAGGCAAATGAAAAAGTACTTAGCGATGCTGATCCtctattttatgtaaa GTATTTAAATGTACATGTTGGATCGCCAGATGTGGAAGAAGGTTTCAATGTGACTCGTTCTACAACACCACACGAATGTCGGTTGagagatttaaattattctgcCCCTATCACAGTGGATATTGAATATATCAGAGGACATCAGccaataattagaaataactTATTGATTGGGAG AATGCCAATTATGTTAAGAAGTTCAAACTGTGTATTAAATGGGAAATCTCATTTTGAACTagcaaaaatgaatgaatgtcCTCACGATCCCGGTGGTTATTTTGTAGTAAATGGACAGGAGAAAGTAATTCTTATACAGGAGCAAATGCttagaaatagaattattttggaaGAAGATACTAAGAATTGTATTGTAGCATCTTGTAACAGTTCTACTCacgaaaggaaaacaaaaactaaTATTGTAGGTAAGGCTGGAAGATACTACATGAGGCACAACATTTTTCAGGat GATATTCCTGTGACAATAGTATTTAAAGCAATGGGAATTGTGAGCGATCAAGAAATCATGCAACTGATTGGTAcagaagaagaatttatgaaaaaatttgcaCCCAGCTTGGAAGAGTCTCAcgttttaaatgttttcgCTCAAAATCAAGCATTGag GTTTCTcagtaataaaagaaaacaaaagaggTATTCAGTAATAAAGGCTAGCATCACAGATGAAATGAAAGACATATTAGCAACAAACGTTTTATCTCATGTTCCt gttgtagattttaattttaaagtgaaagCAACTTACATTGCTTTGATGATTCGCAAAGTCATGAAAGCACAAACCGACGGTAAACTTGTAGATGACAGAGATTATTATGGTAATAAACGATTAGAATTGGCGGGTTCTCTACTGTCTTTAATGTTTGaagatttgtttaaaagatTCAATTGGGAG tTAAAGCAAATTGCTGACAAAAATATACCGAAAATTAAAGCTGCTCAATTTGATATTGTGAAGCACATGAGGCAGGATCAAATTACCAATGGATTAGCCTTTGCTATATCTTCC GGTAATTGGACGATTAAACGATTCAAAATGGAACGCCATGGCGTCACTCAAGTGTTGTCTAGACTCTCTTATATTTCTGCACTGGGTATGATGACACGAGTTAACTCTCAGTTTGAAAAAACCAGGAAAGTATCCGGTCCGCGATCTTTGCAACCATCGCAATGGGGAATGCTATGTCCCAGCGACACTCCTGAGGGAGAA GGTTGTGGTTTAGTAAAAAATTTGGCTCTCATGACTCATATTACTACAGAAATCGAAGAGGAACCAATTGTGAGGTTAGCATTCAACTTAGGTgtcgaaaatgtaaatattcttgGCGGCGAGGAAATCAATAATAAAGATGTTTACATGGTTTTTCTAAATGGTAATATTTTGGGTGTAGTCAAAAACTATCAGAGACTGGTAAATGTCTTCCGATTGCTACGTAGGAAAGGCCTTATAAATGGTTTTGTTTCAATACATACACAACATCAGCACAG ATGCATTCAAATCAGTTCTGATGGTGGACGATTGTGCAGAccatatattattgtacaaaatGGAGAACCTCTTGTACAAGAGGAACACATCAAATTGCTTGAGCAAGGTGTACGATGTTTCGAAGATTTTCTACAAGATG gtCTAATCGAGTATTTGGACGTGAACGAAGAAAACGATAGCACTATTGCATTCGACGAATCCCATATTCATAACAAAACAACACACTTAGAGATTGAACCGTTTACGTTACTTGGAGTTTGTGCTGGATTAGTACCGTACCCTCATCATAATCAAAGTCCAAGAAATACTTATCAATGTGCTATGGGTAAACAAGCCATGGGAACCATCGCTTATAATCAACGCAATCGTATCGATACGTTGATGTATAATTTAGTATACCCTCAAGCACCTATGGTGAAATCTAGAACGATAGAACtgattaatttcgataaattaccCGCTGGTCAAAATGCAACAGTGGCTGTCATGTCGTATAGCGGTTACGATATCGAAGATGCTCTCATATTAAATAAAGCTTCGATCGATAGAGGATTTGGAAGATGTTTGATTTATCGAAATGCAAAGTGTACGTTAAAAAGATACGCGAATCAAACATACGATCGAATAATGGGTCCATTAATAGATTCAAATACAAAGAAACCAGTTTGGAAACACGATATTATCGATAGCGATGGAATTGCTGCACCTGGTGAAATGGCGGAAAATAGAAAG GTAATGGTAAATAAATCTGCTCCTTCCGCAAATATTGGTCCAGTGACCTCTGGTAACGTACAAACACAAACCGAGTACAAAGAGGTTCCAGTTGTATTTAAAGGCCCTGTTCCTGCATATATTGAGAAGGTCATGATTTCCAGTAATGCAGAAGATGCATTTctgattaaattattgttaagGCAAACACGGCGACCCGAGATTGGCGATAAATTTAGTAGTCGACACGGACAAAAAGGTGTAACTG GCTTGATCGTGGAGCAAGAAGATATGCCATTTAACGACTACGGTATATGTCCTGATATGATCATGAATCCGCATGGGTTTCCTTCGCGTATGACGGTCGGAAAATTGATAGAGTTACTCGCTGGAAAAGCTGGGGTTGTGAAAGGCCAGTTTCATTATGGCACag CCTTTGGTGGTTCAAAAGTGGAAGATGTTTGCCAAGAATTAGTAAAACATGGTTACAACTACTTGGGtaaagatttcttttattctggTATTACAGGAGAACCATTGCAGGCGTATATTTATTCAGGACCG gtTTATTATCAAAAGTTAAAGCATATGGTACAAGACAAAATGCATGCCCGCGCTCGTGGACCAAGAGCAGTGTTAACGCGTCAACCAACCGAAGGTCGCGCCAAAGAAGGAGGTTTACGATTAGGTGAAATGGAACGTGATTGTTTGATTGGATACGGTGCTAGCATGATGTTGATTGAGAGACTCATGATATCTAGCGATGCGTTCGATGTTGATGTGTGTAACAAATGTGGTCTGATGGCGTATAGCGGTTGGTGTCACAGTTGTCGTTCCAGTTCGTGTGTTTCCACGATTTCTATGCCCTATGCCTGCAAGTTACTTTTCCAAGAGTTACAATCCATGAATATTGTACCTCGtttgacattaaaaaattattgcgaGTAA
- the LOC128876818 gene encoding DNA-directed RNA polymerase III subunit RPC2 isoform X3 — MPIMLRSSNCVLNGKSHFELAKMNECPHDPGGYFVVNGQEKVILIQEQMLRNRIILEEDTKNCIVASCNSSTHERKTKTNIVGKAGRYYMRHNIFQDDIPVTIVFKAMGIVSDQEIMQLIGTEEEFMKKFAPSLEESHVLNVFAQNQALRFLSNKRKQKRYSVIKASITDEMKDILATNVLSHVPVVDFNFKVKATYIALMIRKVMKAQTDGKLVDDRDYYGNKRLELAGSLLSLMFEDLFKRFNWELKQIADKNIPKIKAAQFDIVKHMRQDQITNGLAFAISSGNWTIKRFKMERHGVTQVLSRLSYISALGMMTRVNSQFEKTRKVSGPRSLQPSQWGMLCPSDTPEGEGCGLVKNLALMTHITTEIEEEPIVRLAFNLGVENVNILGGEEINNKDVYMVFLNGNILGVVKNYQRLVNVFRLLRRKGLINGFVSIHTQHQHRCIQISSDGGRLCRPYIIVQNGEPLVQEEHIKLLEQGVRCFEDFLQDGLIEYLDVNEENDSTIAFDESHIHNKTTHLEIEPFTLLGVCAGLVPYPHHNQSPRNTYQCAMGKQAMGTIAYNQRNRIDTLMYNLVYPQAPMVKSRTIELINFDKLPAGQNATVAVMSYSGYDIEDALILNKASIDRGFGRCLIYRNAKCTLKRYANQTYDRIMGPLIDSNTKKPVWKHDIIDSDGIAAPGEMAENRKVMVNKSAPSANIGPVTSGNVQTQTEYKEVPVVFKGPVPAYIEKVMISSNAEDAFLIKLLLRQTRRPEIGDKFSSRHGQKGVTGLIVEQEDMPFNDYGICPDMIMNPHGFPSRMTVGKLIELLAGKAGVVKGQFHYGTAFGGSKVEDVCQELVKHGYNYLGKDFFYSGITGEPLQAYIYSGPVYYQKLKHMVQDKMHARARGPRAVLTRQPTEGRAKEGGLRLGEMERDCLIGYGASMMLIERLMISSDAFDVDVCNKCGLMAYSGWCHSCRSSSCVSTISMPYACKLLFQELQSMNIVPRLTLKNYCE, encoded by the exons ATGCCAATTATGTTAAGAAGTTCAAACTGTGTATTAAATGGGAAATCTCATTTTGAACTagcaaaaatgaatgaatgtcCTCACGATCCCGGTGGTTATTTTGTAGTAAATGGACAGGAGAAAGTAATTCTTATACAGGAGCAAATGCttagaaatagaattattttggaaGAAGATACTAAGAATTGTATTGTAGCATCTTGTAACAGTTCTACTCacgaaaggaaaacaaaaactaaTATTGTAGGTAAGGCTGGAAGATACTACATGAGGCACAACATTTTTCAGGat GATATTCCTGTGACAATAGTATTTAAAGCAATGGGAATTGTGAGCGATCAAGAAATCATGCAACTGATTGGTAcagaagaagaatttatgaaaaaatttgcaCCCAGCTTGGAAGAGTCTCAcgttttaaatgttttcgCTCAAAATCAAGCATTGag GTTTCTcagtaataaaagaaaacaaaagaggTATTCAGTAATAAAGGCTAGCATCACAGATGAAATGAAAGACATATTAGCAACAAACGTTTTATCTCATGTTCCt gttgtagattttaattttaaagtgaaagCAACTTACATTGCTTTGATGATTCGCAAAGTCATGAAAGCACAAACCGACGGTAAACTTGTAGATGACAGAGATTATTATGGTAATAAACGATTAGAATTGGCGGGTTCTCTACTGTCTTTAATGTTTGaagatttgtttaaaagatTCAATTGGGAG tTAAAGCAAATTGCTGACAAAAATATACCGAAAATTAAAGCTGCTCAATTTGATATTGTGAAGCACATGAGGCAGGATCAAATTACCAATGGATTAGCCTTTGCTATATCTTCC GGTAATTGGACGATTAAACGATTCAAAATGGAACGCCATGGCGTCACTCAAGTGTTGTCTAGACTCTCTTATATTTCTGCACTGGGTATGATGACACGAGTTAACTCTCAGTTTGAAAAAACCAGGAAAGTATCCGGTCCGCGATCTTTGCAACCATCGCAATGGGGAATGCTATGTCCCAGCGACACTCCTGAGGGAGAA GGTTGTGGTTTAGTAAAAAATTTGGCTCTCATGACTCATATTACTACAGAAATCGAAGAGGAACCAATTGTGAGGTTAGCATTCAACTTAGGTgtcgaaaatgtaaatattcttgGCGGCGAGGAAATCAATAATAAAGATGTTTACATGGTTTTTCTAAATGGTAATATTTTGGGTGTAGTCAAAAACTATCAGAGACTGGTAAATGTCTTCCGATTGCTACGTAGGAAAGGCCTTATAAATGGTTTTGTTTCAATACATACACAACATCAGCACAG ATGCATTCAAATCAGTTCTGATGGTGGACGATTGTGCAGAccatatattattgtacaaaatGGAGAACCTCTTGTACAAGAGGAACACATCAAATTGCTTGAGCAAGGTGTACGATGTTTCGAAGATTTTCTACAAGATG gtCTAATCGAGTATTTGGACGTGAACGAAGAAAACGATAGCACTATTGCATTCGACGAATCCCATATTCATAACAAAACAACACACTTAGAGATTGAACCGTTTACGTTACTTGGAGTTTGTGCTGGATTAGTACCGTACCCTCATCATAATCAAAGTCCAAGAAATACTTATCAATGTGCTATGGGTAAACAAGCCATGGGAACCATCGCTTATAATCAACGCAATCGTATCGATACGTTGATGTATAATTTAGTATACCCTCAAGCACCTATGGTGAAATCTAGAACGATAGAACtgattaatttcgataaattaccCGCTGGTCAAAATGCAACAGTGGCTGTCATGTCGTATAGCGGTTACGATATCGAAGATGCTCTCATATTAAATAAAGCTTCGATCGATAGAGGATTTGGAAGATGTTTGATTTATCGAAATGCAAAGTGTACGTTAAAAAGATACGCGAATCAAACATACGATCGAATAATGGGTCCATTAATAGATTCAAATACAAAGAAACCAGTTTGGAAACACGATATTATCGATAGCGATGGAATTGCTGCACCTGGTGAAATGGCGGAAAATAGAAAG GTAATGGTAAATAAATCTGCTCCTTCCGCAAATATTGGTCCAGTGACCTCTGGTAACGTACAAACACAAACCGAGTACAAAGAGGTTCCAGTTGTATTTAAAGGCCCTGTTCCTGCATATATTGAGAAGGTCATGATTTCCAGTAATGCAGAAGATGCATTTctgattaaattattgttaagGCAAACACGGCGACCCGAGATTGGCGATAAATTTAGTAGTCGACACGGACAAAAAGGTGTAACTG GCTTGATCGTGGAGCAAGAAGATATGCCATTTAACGACTACGGTATATGTCCTGATATGATCATGAATCCGCATGGGTTTCCTTCGCGTATGACGGTCGGAAAATTGATAGAGTTACTCGCTGGAAAAGCTGGGGTTGTGAAAGGCCAGTTTCATTATGGCACag CCTTTGGTGGTTCAAAAGTGGAAGATGTTTGCCAAGAATTAGTAAAACATGGTTACAACTACTTGGGtaaagatttcttttattctggTATTACAGGAGAACCATTGCAGGCGTATATTTATTCAGGACCG gtTTATTATCAAAAGTTAAAGCATATGGTACAAGACAAAATGCATGCCCGCGCTCGTGGACCAAGAGCAGTGTTAACGCGTCAACCAACCGAAGGTCGCGCCAAAGAAGGAGGTTTACGATTAGGTGAAATGGAACGTGATTGTTTGATTGGATACGGTGCTAGCATGATGTTGATTGAGAGACTCATGATATCTAGCGATGCGTTCGATGTTGATGTGTGTAACAAATGTGGTCTGATGGCGTATAGCGGTTGGTGTCACAGTTGTCGTTCCAGTTCGTGTGTTTCCACGATTTCTATGCCCTATGCCTGCAAGTTACTTTTCCAAGAGTTACAATCCATGAATATTGTACCTCGtttgacattaaaaaattattgcgaGTAA
- the LOC128876825 gene encoding pyridoxal kinase, whose product MCSEKSPRILSIQSHVVFGYVGNKSATFPLQLLGFEVDAINSVQLSNHTGYKVFKGQILNDKDLEDLMDGLAQNDLDNYTHLLTGYVGSASFLKRIAGVVRALKSKNPHLKYVCDPVMGDNGKMYVPEELNEIYKTEIVPLADIVTPNQFEVELLTGKKISTMSELQNAVKELHKVGPKIIAVSSSEISDTLTAVFSTIKNNTIFPSATENLLYKIEIPKIPANFTGSGDLFAALFLAHTYLEDSLKDAIQKTMNSLYSVLLKTYDYSKACQDKELQPAKKIELRLVQSKNCIENPEMRLLAEPL is encoded by the exons ATGTGCTCCGAAAAGTCACCGCGAATTCTTTCGATACAAAGTCACGTCGTGTTCGGTTACGTTGGCAATAAAAGTGCAACATTTCCATTACAG TTATTAGGATTCGAGGTGGATGCAATTAATTCTGTGCAACTGTCCAATCATACTGGATACAAGGTCTTTAAAGGTCAAATACTTAATGATAAAGACTTAG AAGACTTAATGGATGGTTTAGCACAAAATGATTTAGACAATTACACTCATTTGCTCACTGGGTATGTTGGCTCtgcttcatttttaaagagaATAGCAGGAGTGGTTCGTGccttaaaaagtaaaaacccTCATCTCAAAtatg taTGTGATCCTGTTATGGGAGAcaatggaaaaatgtatgttcCTGAAGAgctgaatgaaatttataaaacagaGATAGTGCCACTGGCAGACATTGTAACACCAAATCAATTTGAAGTAGa aCTACTAACCGGTAAAAAGATCAGTACAATGTCTGAGTTACAAAATGCTGTAAAAGAATTACACAAAGTTGGTCCTAAAATAATAGCTGTCTCATCGTCAGAAATTAGTGATACTTTAACGGCGGTGTTCAgcacaataaaaaataatacaatttttccgAGCGCAACAGAGAATTTGCTATACAAAATCGAAATACCAAAAATACCAGCTAATTTTACGGGTTCCGGAGATCTCTTTGCTGCCTTGTTTTTAGCTCACACGTACTTAGAAGACAGTTTAAAAGATGCTATTCAAAAGACTATGAATTCGCTATATAGCGTACTATTAAAAACTTACGATTACTCCAaag CATGCCAAGACAAGGAATTACAAcctgcaaagaaaattgagttGCGCTTAGTACAAAgcaaaaattgtattgaaaATCCAGAAATGCGTCTTCTTGCCGAGCCTCTTTAA